Within Wyeomyia smithii strain HCP4-BCI-WySm-NY-G18 chromosome 2, ASM2978416v1, whole genome shotgun sequence, the genomic segment GATTCAAACGAGATCGTGTTGGGGTGGATTTGAAAACATTCAGCGAATACATGACCGGGGTGATGCAGGATGCCTCGAGTGTAGTGCTATACGAGTCGGACGCCCGAAAAACCAGCGGAAGAGAAAAAACGAAAGCTTACGTGAACTCGCATCAAACTAAGGGTATCGACACATCTACACCGCCGGTGATGCAATATAGGGGGAGTGGATGCTTACATTGCGACAAGGAAGGACATAAGCTCCGAGAGTGCCAAGCGTTCAGAGCTCTATCCATTGACGATTGCTGGCGACGGATTCGTGCATTAAGCGTGTGTCAAATTTGCTTATACGCTCATGGTAGGAGAGCCTGCCGTAGTAATAATCGATGCAACGTAAACGGCTGTCAGTTTAAACACCACCCACTTCTGCATGGGAAGTCAACAGCTCCGCCTGCGCAAGTAGCAAATAACCACACTCATCGGCTGTTGGATTCCGATGTTTTGTCCCGAATTCTACCTGTTACGTTGTACGGAAAATCTGGGAAAGTAAACACCTTTGCCTTTCTAGACAAGGGTTCGTCACTGACTTTAGTCGAAGGCGATCTGGTAGCCCAGCTTGGTTTGGAAGAAGAACCACAACCTCTATGCCTCAGATGGACCGGAAACACGTCGAGGGTGGAAAAGGAGTCACATGCGGTAACCGTTGCAATTCCGGGGTCGGAACAGCAGCGACAGTATAAACTGGTAAACGCGCGTATCGTGCATAATTTAGACCTACCGTCGCAATCTTTCGATTTCGAGGAGGCAGCTAACAAGTTCGCTTACTTAAGACAGCTGCCAATAAAAGGCTACCGTTATGCCAGACCGGCTATATTAATCGGAATAGACAACTTAAAACTTGCTGTGCCGTTGAAGACAAGAGAAGGAGATGGATCCGGTCCGATTGCCGTTAAAACGCGACTGGGATGGTGCGTCTCTGGGCGGCGGACGTTCGAAACAAACCAAGGATTCAGCTTCCACATTTGTGGCTGTGCGAGAGATGATTCGTTACATGAGACGGTAAAACACTTTTTTGCTGTAGAGGAGAATGGAGTTGGACAGTATGATTCCAAACTTAGTGCGGAGGAGAAGCGAGCACAAGAACTGTTGGAGCAAACAACGAAGCGTGTTGGCAGACATTTCGAGGCGGGTCTGCTATGGAatggctttgcttttttgctgCTATGGAAAGAGGACGATATCGAACTACCCGACAGCTATGGCATGGCCTTACGAAGACATCAATGCCTCCAACGGAGAATGGAACGCGATCCGGTGCTATGGGAGAATATAAGCCGTCAAATTAAAGAGTATGTCCAAAAAGGTTTCGCGCAGCGAGCGACTACAGCCGATTTGGAAAGTGCGGATCCCAGGTAAATTTGGTTCTTACTGTTGGGAGCAGTTAAAAATCCCAACAAACCTGGCAAAGTGCGTCTCATATGAGACGCGGCGGCGAAAGTTTCTGGTGTATCGTGAACAGTGTTTTATTGAAGGGGCCAGATTAACTAACCCTGCTGCCGGCAATACTCTTTCGCTTTCGCCTGTATGCCATAGCTGTTAGTGCGGATATAGAACAGATGTTTCATCAATTGGTTATACAACCATCCGATAGAAATTCTCAGCGTTTCCTGTGGAGTAACACTCCTGGTGAGGCAGCGGATATTTACGTTATGAACGTCGCAACGTTTGGTGGTACTTGCTCACCTGCTTCCGCGCAGtatgtgaaaaatattaatgCCATGCAGCACATCCAGCGGTATCCCAGGGCTGTCGAGGGAATACTGAAGTGCCATTTCGTCAACGATTACCTCGACAGCTTTGGCAGCGAATCTGAAGCGAAGAAGGTCTCGTCAGAGGTACGATTAGTTCACAGTAACGGAGGATTTCATCTGCGGAACTGGAGATCGAACAGCGAAAGGGTTTTGATAGAACTTGGAGAGTCGGCGGCAGCAGACATCAAGAACTTGTACCTAGATCGTAGTGAACATGTGAATAGAGTACTCGGGATGCTCTGGTCAACAGGTTTGGATGAATTGAGCTTTTTCACTCGCATGAGTGAAGAGGTAAGACATCTACTGGACAGTGGCACTAGACCAACCAAACGCCAAGTGCTGCGATGTGTCATGTCTCTATTCGATCCGTTGGGACTCCTTGCCCCATTCATAATTCACAGTAAAGTGCTAATTCAGGAGTTGTGGCGTGCAGGGACAGAGTGGGATGAAGCAATAGGCGATAAGGCGTTCGAGCACTGGAACCGATGGACAAAGATGATCGAGTTCATATCAACCGTGAAAATACCGAGATGCTACTTTCCCCGAGCCACTGAAGCGACCTATAAGAGCGCCCAACTTCACGTGTTCGTCGATGCCAGCGAAATCGCTTACTCGTGCGCCGCCTATATTCGAACGACCGCAAACGATGGTTCCTCCGAATGTGTCTTGGTTTCCGGCAAAACCAAAGTGGCCCCGCTTAAACCGATGTCCATTCCACGGTTGGAGCTGCAAGGCTGCGTTATCGGAACACGTTTACTCAAATTCGTATAGGACCACCATCCCGTCGCGTTCTCCAAAAGATTTCTTTGGACTGATTCCACAACAGCGAGAACATGGATCCAATCTGATCCGCACCGATACAAGCCATTTGTGGCCCATCGGGTGGGAGAGATGGGTGCCATCCAAGCTAAACCCAGCAGACGAGGCAACCAAGTGGGGGCGGGGACCTTATTTCAATCAGGAGAGCCAATGGTTTAATGGGCTTGCATTCCTCCGACTGCCAGAAgaagaatggccaaaaactaCCGAGCCAACGGAACCGACAACCGAAGAAGTTAGACCCTCAGTGTTACTACACTTCGTTTTCGTTCCAGTTCTGGATTACAATCGATTTTCTTCATGGAGAAAAATGGTACGCACGGCAGCGTACGCTTTACGTTGCCTGTTCAATTATTTTGAGCAGACCCAAAAGATTAATGGACCCCTTACGCAGGGCGAGCTTCTCGGCGTGGAACACGCAATTGTGAGACTGGTGCAACGTGAGAGTTATCCGGATGAGATGGCCATTCTCGAACAGAACAGAACTAAACCGAACCACAAACATGCTTTTCTCGAGCGAAAAAGTGCGTTGTTCAAACTGATGCCAGAGTTAGACGAAACCGGTTTGCTGAGACAACTAAGCCGTATAATTGCTGCGAATGCTGCGATTTATGATGCCCGGTTTTCACTGATCTTACCATCGAAACACCGAGCAGTACAGCTTCTTGTAGCTGATTATCATCGACGTTTCAGACATGCGAATAACGAAACTATCGTCAACGAGCTTCGACAACATTGAGCTATTCCGAATTTGCGTAGATTGGTGAAGTCGGTCGCatattgtggcgccagcactaaattaaagttcggaagtcagacttccgacttccgaactttcttccgactttacaaacacatagaaCAACTGCGTGTTCACAC encodes:
- the LOC129719918 gene encoding uncharacterized protein LOC129719918 — encoded protein: MINTGPYEEHKFKNGKPRDPLNAMTEEASAVRQKVAHLLGEDKLEQLVGKLPADQKLMWAGFKRDRVGVDLKTFSEYMTGVMQDASSVVLYESDARKTSGREKTKAYVNSHQTKGIDTSTPPVMQYRGSGCLHCDKEGHKLRECQAFRALSIDDCWRRIRALSVCQICLYAHGRRACRSNNRCNVNGCQFKHHPLLHGKSTAPPAQVANNHTHRLLDSDVLSRILPVTLYGKSGKVNTFAFLDKGSSLTLVEGDLVAQLGLEEEPQPLCLRWTGNTSRVEKESHAVTVAIPGSEQQRQYKLVNARIVHNLDLPSQSFDFEEAANKFAYLRQLPIKGYRYARPAILIGIDNLKLAVPLKTREGDGSGPIAVKTRLGWCVSGRRTFETNQGFSFHICGCARDDSLHETVKHFFAVEENGVGQYDSKLSAEEKRAQELLEQTTKRVGRHFEAGLLWNGFAFLLLWKEDDIELPDSYGMALRRHQCLQRRMERDPVLWENISRQIKEYVQKGFAQRATTADLESADPRNSQRFLWSNTPGEAADIYVMNVATFGGTCSPASAQYVKNINAMQHIQRYPRAVEGILKCHFVNDYLDSFGSESEAKKVSSEVRLVHSNGGFHLRNWRSNSERVLIELGESAAADIKNLYLDRSEHVNRVLGMLWSTGLDELSFFTRMSEEVRHLLDSGTRPTKRQVLRCVMSLFDPLGLLAPFIIHSKVLIQELWRAGTEWDEAIGDKAFEHWNRWTKMIEFISTVKIPRCYFPRATEATYKSAQLHVFVDASEIAYSCAAYIRTTANDGSSECVLVSGKTKVAPLKPMSIPRTTIPSRSPKDFFGLIPQQREHGSNLIRTDTSHLWPIGWERWVPSKLNPADEATKWGRGPYFNQESQWFNGLAFLRLPEEEWPKTTEPTEPTTEEVRPSVLLHFVFVPVLDYNRFSSWRKMVRTAAYALRCLFNYFEQTQKINGPLTQGELLGVEHAIVRLVQRESYPDEMAILEQNRTKPNHKHAFLERKSALFKLMPELDETGLLRQLSRIIAANAAIYDARFSLILPSKHRAIRKACPGNPPMAALPSARLAVHMRPFTYVGLDYFGPFLTKVGRSNVKRWIALFTCLTVRAVHLEIAFSLTTASCISCVRRFIGRQGSPIEIFNDNGTNFQGAERILCDQIDQELSVTVTSTTRNGVSYHRGHHIWGCLGKECATHSIKHCLISCRVTQSYDAGACVYFYFGFNHTGFSSPVHIYETIEAHARDEILACGGSISHHHGVGKIRSRWYPQTVSEVGVALYRATKRQLDPKNIFAAGNFLPLEETEKNVCESQKLISKL